The following proteins are co-located in the Polystyrenella longa genome:
- a CDS encoding DUF1501 domain-containing protein has translation MVPPFGSSSTGHFASSVNRRTFLKASTMGLTSAALGSSAMGSSALGADSGRGAARAKSTIVFFLCGGASHVDTWDMKPNAPAEYRGEFNPVSTSASGIQLCEHLPLTAQQAHHLAIVNSVGASVSTNDHHAGYYYNLTGHVPDPTFISKGNNRTPYADDWPYMGSVVSAKGQKHPNLPSAITLPHKPSKAPYTRPGQFAARLGVEHDPLYLQGSHETPLQFKAPALILEGDTTADRVASRQELLQTIDKARRDFDQYSVTNTWSKQQERAFSLLLSSKTSDAFNVESEPKELRERYGETVNGMSLLLARRLVEVGVPFITVFWKENTAIQSKCKSAGGWDTHGNNFNCLKDFLLPEFDRGYSALLEDLSNRNLLDETMVLVTSEMGRTPKIGDIRSGGVKGAGRDHWTHCHSNLFAGGGIRGGQVYGSSDKYGEYPASNPVTPAHVVKTVYESMGVHDLEFIDKEKRPMSLLTEGKPIMELF, from the coding sequence ATGGTTCCTCCATTCGGTTCTTCATCGACTGGCCACTTTGCCTCGTCCGTCAACCGGCGCACGTTCCTGAAAGCCTCGACGATGGGGCTGACCAGTGCCGCTCTCGGTTCGTCCGCCATGGGTTCGTCCGCTCTGGGTGCAGATTCAGGCCGGGGAGCCGCCCGCGCGAAATCGACCATTGTCTTTTTCCTCTGTGGAGGCGCTTCGCATGTGGATACCTGGGACATGAAACCCAACGCGCCCGCCGAGTATCGTGGGGAATTCAATCCGGTCTCGACGAGTGCCTCTGGCATTCAGCTATGCGAGCATCTGCCGTTGACGGCTCAACAGGCGCATCATCTGGCGATTGTGAATTCCGTAGGTGCCTCGGTAAGCACGAACGATCATCACGCCGGATATTATTATAACCTGACCGGGCACGTCCCCGATCCGACGTTCATCTCCAAAGGGAATAACCGAACTCCTTACGCCGACGACTGGCCCTACATGGGAAGCGTGGTCAGCGCGAAGGGTCAGAAGCACCCGAACCTGCCTAGTGCGATCACCCTGCCCCACAAACCGAGCAAAGCTCCTTATACTCGTCCGGGACAGTTCGCGGCTCGATTGGGCGTGGAACATGACCCCCTGTACCTTCAGGGAAGTCACGAGACCCCGCTGCAATTTAAAGCCCCCGCATTAATTCTGGAAGGGGACACGACTGCGGACCGGGTAGCGTCTCGACAGGAATTGCTTCAAACCATTGATAAAGCCCGACGCGACTTTGATCAATACTCGGTCACCAACACCTGGAGTAAACAACAGGAGCGGGCATTCTCGCTCTTACTTTCGTCGAAGACGTCCGACGCCTTCAACGTGGAAAGCGAACCCAAAGAACTTCGCGAGCGGTACGGCGAAACGGTCAACGGGATGAGCCTGTTATTAGCACGGCGGCTGGTTGAAGTCGGTGTTCCCTTTATCACCGTCTTCTGGAAAGAGAACACCGCTATCCAGAGCAAGTGCAAAAGCGCGGGCGGTTGGGATACGCATGGAAACAACTTCAATTGCTTGAAAGATTTCCTGCTACCTGAATTCGACCGGGGTTATTCGGCGCTGCTGGAAGATCTCTCCAACAGGAATCTGCTGGATGAGACGATGGTGCTGGTCACCAGCGAAATGGGTCGCACTCCGAAGATTGGCGACATCCGATCCGGTGGCGTCAAAGGTGCAGGCCGAGATCACTGGACTCATTGTCATTCGAATCTGTTCGCCGGTGGTGGCATCCGTGGTGGTCAGGTTTACGGATCGAGCGATAAGTACGGCGAATACCCCGCCAGCAACCCGGTCACACCCGCTCATGTGGTGAAGACCGTTTATGAATCGATGGGGGTCCATGACCTCGAATTCATCGACAAAGAAAAACGCCCGATGAGTCTGCTGACTGAGGGCAAGCCGATCATGGAATTGTTCTGA
- a CDS encoding SMI1/KNR4 family protein has protein sequence MSRQITEYRNTLQRFYVHRSQLGLNFGVASKEANRFGVPPEMQAGPINSDGWVEWKLADSTARIRDIRTLEEDFQFVFPESFINYLQAMCHLFDDVSSRKYDQQIFWEPLPLTNPLGSLRFLIAAWDDLIRADFIPVAQWGDGWGPICFDAKNKSEPEHPLVWFDHEYLARFKPHEMQNHAVIAHYAQPIYDNFNEMFDDLFGSDTST, from the coding sequence ATGAGTAGACAAATTACAGAATACCGAAATACACTCCAGCGGTTTTACGTCCATAGATCTCAATTGGGTTTAAATTTTGGCGTAGCCAGTAAAGAAGCGAATCGCTTTGGAGTCCCCCCGGAAATGCAAGCCGGTCCCATAAATAGTGATGGCTGGGTGGAGTGGAAACTTGCAGATTCGACAGCCAGAATCAGAGACATCCGCACCCTAGAAGAAGATTTCCAGTTTGTTTTCCCAGAATCTTTCATAAATTATCTTCAGGCGATGTGCCATCTTTTTGATGATGTATCCAGTCGTAAATATGACCAGCAGATCTTTTGGGAACCATTGCCACTCACGAATCCGCTTGGCTCACTTCGATTCCTTATAGCGGCTTGGGATGATTTGATCAGGGCGGATTTCATCCCCGTTGCGCAGTGGGGTGATGGCTGGGGACCGATCTGTTTTGATGCGAAGAATAAGTCCGAACCAGAGCACCCTCTCGTCTGGTTTGATCACGAGTATCTCGCCAGATTCAAGCCACATGAAATGCAGAACCACGCCGTGATCGCGCATTATGCACAACCGATATATGACAATTTCAACGAAATGTTCGACGATCTTTTCGGTTCAGACACGAGCACGTAG
- a CDS encoding arylsulfatase — MKWGGLNAWCFIIATTLTFGEAMGGVEERPNIIVVMVDDMGWSDLGCYGGEIPTPHIDSLARDGLRFTQFYNNAVCGPTRASLLTGLYSQSVGHSGRLWNEPKDHSKCVLIPEVLQANGYRTMMVGKWQGRDLAVQRGFDRFFGPNCRSKISYYHEVHGNSFSLDGDPWSFPEEGFFMTDVFNQYANDFLSEAVAGEDPFFLYLAYVAPHWPLHAPEQYVAPHRERYREKGWDDWREERLQRQKGLGLVADDVELAPINSKIIPWQDDPFQQWQTDRMAVYAAQISRVDQGVGTLLQTLEESGKADNTLVLFLSDNGAAPDGGLAPNQQTFGFRADDSGAPFRRDGGKIRPGSGPENMPGPPDTFAGYGLAWAMTSNTPFRDTKMTAYEGGIRTPLIARWPTVIKQQGEISSQIGHVIDLMPTCLEIAGIEYPNEFQGRHPIPMDGRSLLPIFHLQERDDYPALFFDVPRNQAVRMRDWKLVNSRRGSPWELYDLSIDPTERKNIADQHPEQVNKMNTAFAEWEKRVGAE; from the coding sequence ATGAAATGGGGTGGCCTGAATGCATGGTGCTTTATCATCGCGACGACCTTAACGTTCGGAGAGGCGATGGGGGGAGTCGAGGAACGACCGAATATCATCGTGGTGATGGTCGATGATATGGGTTGGTCGGATCTTGGGTGTTACGGAGGAGAGATTCCGACACCGCATATTGATTCGCTGGCCCGGGACGGGTTGCGGTTCACCCAGTTTTATAACAACGCCGTTTGCGGTCCGACGCGGGCTTCGTTATTGACGGGATTATATAGTCAGTCGGTGGGGCATTCGGGACGCCTCTGGAATGAACCGAAGGATCACAGCAAGTGCGTGTTGATTCCTGAAGTGCTGCAGGCGAACGGATACCGCACGATGATGGTCGGCAAATGGCAGGGCCGGGACCTGGCAGTGCAGCGGGGGTTCGATCGGTTCTTTGGTCCGAACTGCCGCTCGAAGATCAGCTATTATCACGAAGTTCATGGAAACAGCTTTTCGCTAGATGGCGATCCCTGGTCGTTCCCGGAAGAAGGGTTTTTCATGACCGACGTTTTCAATCAATATGCAAATGACTTTCTTTCGGAAGCCGTTGCAGGAGAGGATCCGTTCTTTCTTTATCTCGCCTACGTTGCTCCGCACTGGCCTCTGCACGCTCCCGAGCAATACGTCGCTCCTCACCGGGAACGGTATCGCGAGAAAGGATGGGATGACTGGCGGGAGGAACGTTTACAACGTCAAAAGGGATTGGGGCTGGTGGCGGACGATGTTGAACTGGCACCGATTAATTCGAAGATTATCCCGTGGCAGGATGATCCCTTCCAGCAGTGGCAGACGGATCGCATGGCGGTTTATGCGGCCCAGATCTCCCGTGTCGACCAGGGGGTTGGGACGTTGCTGCAGACCTTGGAAGAGAGTGGTAAAGCGGATAACACGCTCGTGCTGTTCCTGTCAGACAATGGTGCCGCTCCGGATGGGGGCCTCGCTCCGAACCAGCAGACATTCGGTTTTCGAGCGGACGATTCCGGGGCACCCTTCCGCCGTGACGGTGGGAAGATTCGTCCCGGCAGCGGTCCAGAAAACATGCCGGGGCCTCCCGACACTTTCGCCGGTTACGGACTCGCCTGGGCGATGACGAGTAATACTCCTTTTCGGGATACTAAGATGACCGCTTATGAAGGGGGGATCCGGACCCCCCTGATAGCCCGCTGGCCAACCGTCATTAAGCAGCAGGGGGAAATCAGTTCCCAGATCGGGCATGTGATCGATCTCATGCCGACCTGCCTCGAAATTGCCGGTATCGAATATCCTAATGAGTTCCAGGGACGACATCCGATACCGATGGATGGCAGAAGCCTGTTACCGATTTTCCACCTGCAGGAACGGGATGATTACCCGGCTCTGTTTTTCGATGTGCCACGTAACCAGGCAGTCCGTATGAGAGACTGGAAGCTGGTGAATTCCAGACGGGGCAGTCCGTGGGAGCTCTACGATTTATCGATCGATCCCACCGAGAGAAAAAACATCGCCGACCAACATCCCGAGCAGGTGAACAAGATGAATACGGCCTTCGCCGAATGGGAGAAGCGAGTCGGCGCGGAGTAA
- a CDS encoding TPM domain-containing protein produces MFRFSLLVGWELIHLYYLLIETLSMTGKEQRTMIPSILLRVSFSTLFSLACMVTFAVPASAQIKIDLERPPEGQFIVDKANLINPQDAEAIRKMSEAVLKDKAAPIIVVTIESMSQYGGAGLRIETFARLLFDQWGIGPEKLGENPWNYGILLLVSEQDRKARIELGAGWKREKDAQALQIMEELIIPRFKEGDFSAGIKAGVEGLDKMARDLELPRSPRPTSHYIIGAVFIGLLIFTVVSLIRRGSSGWAWLFWGAIFAIIGVILYQMATNRGGGGGYSGGSFGGGFSGGGGATGSW; encoded by the coding sequence GTGTTTCGCTTTTCGCTTCTGGTAGGCTGGGAGTTAATACATCTCTATTATCTATTAATTGAAACTCTCTCGATGACTGGTAAAGAGCAGCGCACTATGATTCCTTCTATATTGCTTCGCGTTTCGTTTTCCACATTATTCAGCCTGGCCTGCATGGTCACTTTTGCGGTGCCTGCTTCAGCGCAGATCAAAATTGATCTCGAACGTCCGCCGGAAGGTCAGTTCATTGTCGATAAGGCGAACCTGATCAACCCGCAGGATGCCGAAGCGATTCGCAAAATGTCCGAGGCAGTGCTCAAGGATAAAGCGGCACCGATCATCGTTGTTACGATCGAGTCGATGTCTCAGTACGGCGGAGCAGGGTTACGGATCGAAACCTTTGCCCGACTCTTGTTCGACCAGTGGGGAATTGGCCCGGAGAAACTGGGAGAGAACCCGTGGAACTATGGAATCCTCTTGTTGGTATCCGAACAGGATCGCAAGGCGCGGATCGAGTTAGGGGCAGGCTGGAAACGGGAGAAAGATGCTCAGGCGCTACAGATCATGGAAGAGTTAATCATCCCCCGTTTCAAGGAGGGGGACTTTTCCGCCGGGATTAAAGCGGGAGTCGAAGGGCTCGATAAAATGGCCCGCGATCTGGAGCTGCCGCGCTCACCTCGGCCTACTTCGCATTACATCATTGGTGCGGTCTTTATCGGTCTGTTGATCTTCACGGTGGTCTCGCTGATTCGTCGCGGTTCCAGTGGTTGGGCCTGGCTTTTCTGGGGAGCGATCTTTGCGATTATCGGAGTGATCCTGTACCAGATGGCGACCAATCGTGGCGGCGGAGGTGGATATTCGGGCGGTTCGTTTGGTGGTGGATTTTCTGGTGGTGGAGGAGCGACAGGTTCGTGGTAG
- a CDS encoding TPM domain-containing protein: MGTASRNFSDDDRERINQAVKQAETITSAEIVPVVAGSSGRYDRAEDIVGVWVAGLLIVLTWLFYPLPVSDAGDWSATHPLWQLIAILIAGVVGFLLGAVLGTCYLPLRRMFTPVSQMQEEVYTRARQVFYDNRVHHTAGASGVLLYVSLYEHQAAVIADQTVLDKIDQAGLHAICTEFTDRLHTESMASALCETIQHLGERLATDLPATGEKKNELSDALVELE; encoded by the coding sequence ATGGGTACGGCATCCAGAAATTTCAGTGATGATGATCGTGAACGAATCAATCAGGCGGTCAAGCAGGCGGAGACAATCACATCGGCGGAGATTGTTCCTGTCGTTGCGGGGAGTTCGGGCAGGTACGACCGGGCGGAAGACATCGTCGGTGTCTGGGTGGCGGGCCTGTTGATCGTGTTGACCTGGTTGTTCTATCCTCTTCCCGTTTCCGATGCAGGTGACTGGTCCGCCACACATCCCCTCTGGCAACTGATCGCGATCCTTATTGCAGGTGTCGTCGGTTTTCTATTGGGAGCGGTATTAGGCACCTGTTATCTTCCGCTCCGCCGGATGTTCACTCCCGTCAGTCAGATGCAGGAGGAAGTTTACACGCGGGCCCGTCAGGTCTTTTATGACAACCGGGTGCATCATACTGCAGGAGCAAGTGGTGTCTTACTGTATGTCTCCCTTTATGAACATCAAGCGGCGGTGATTGCCGACCAGACTGTTCTCGACAAAATCGACCAGGCAGGACTGCACGCGATTTGCACCGAGTTTACGGACCGATTGCATACGGAATCGATGGCCAGCGCTCTCTGTGAAACGATCCAGCATCTGGGCGAACGACTCGCCACCGATCTACCGGCGACAGGAGAGAAGAAGAACGAACTTTCTGATGCCCTGGTAGAATTGGAATAA
- a CDS encoding prolyl oligopeptidase family serine peptidase: MFRPSVLSFNFDCLRLGLMAATFLFIGVQTGLASEIFTQHKNVVYAEKHGVALVMDIFEPKGEKNGYGLVDAISGAFYSDRGKLRDHEKAKIFDVMCSRGYVVFAVRPGSVSKFTAVEMLENLRAGFEWVNEHSGDYEVTSPDLGMVGASAGGYLACMTAVKSSEYPETKNLKAVGVFFPPTDFTQYGPFQVDVKRDDPISKAARNLFFPHNYQRASAEEVAQTLTAYSPAKQVTEATPPFLLIHGDADLVVPLQQSALMRTALEEKKIPVELVVKRGGGHPWPTISEEVILIADFFDKTLRGVELSE; this comes from the coding sequence ATGTTTCGTCCATCAGTACTGAGCTTCAATTTCGATTGCCTCCGTCTGGGCTTGATGGCAGCGACGTTTCTTTTCATTGGAGTGCAGACCGGTCTGGCGAGCGAGATATTTACGCAGCACAAGAATGTCGTCTATGCCGAAAAACATGGAGTCGCATTAGTGATGGATATCTTCGAACCCAAGGGGGAGAAGAATGGTTATGGTCTGGTCGATGCTATCTCAGGCGCATTCTATTCCGATCGAGGTAAATTACGGGATCACGAAAAAGCAAAAATCTTTGACGTCATGTGCTCCCGCGGATACGTCGTCTTCGCCGTGCGTCCGGGTTCCGTCAGCAAATTCACTGCCGTGGAAATGCTGGAAAATTTAAGAGCTGGGTTTGAATGGGTGAATGAGCACTCCGGGGATTACGAAGTCACTTCGCCAGATCTGGGAATGGTCGGGGCTTCGGCGGGAGGTTACCTGGCTTGTATGACGGCTGTCAAAAGTTCGGAGTACCCGGAAACGAAAAACTTGAAAGCGGTAGGTGTGTTCTTTCCTCCCACGGATTTCACCCAGTACGGACCATTTCAAGTCGACGTCAAACGGGATGATCCCATCAGCAAAGCAGCCCGAAACCTGTTCTTCCCCCATAACTATCAAAGAGCGTCGGCAGAGGAAGTCGCACAAACATTGACGGCGTACTCACCAGCTAAACAAGTGACTGAAGCCACACCTCCCTTTCTGCTGATTCACGGGGATGCTGATCTGGTCGTGCCATTGCAGCAATCTGCGCTGATGCGAACGGCTCTCGAAGAAAAGAAAATACCAGTGGAACTCGTCGTCAAAAGGGGAGGAGGCCACCCGTGGCCCACTATCAGCGAAGAGGTGATTTTGATCGCCGACTTTTTCGACAAGACATTACGTGGAGTCGAACTGAGCGAATAG
- a CDS encoding FliM/FliN family flagellar motor switch protein codes for MTDFTIQHFQQVADQAKANAGSVADGLKQCFEQKYTVEAGDLASLPTASERDALNEPGLLVGMRVGNTGIVVVIPESFPLPEWYREPNESQKARLGTIGMEWSMALLPEELMAEDFSSHPFDNLNSAIDLVTPDPEAQWIPLQATAEGGTPFTLYLVGPVSKPCLDPKEVAQKATQEAKKEAVLEGMAYSDPSGAMTEEERRTRMARVMKLKVDVSVRLAEKKIELSQLVAMAPGSLILFDKACEELLDMYVNNTPYCRGEVVKVGEHFGLKVNEVGFHMEREARII; via the coding sequence ATGACCGATTTCACGATTCAACATTTTCAGCAGGTCGCTGATCAGGCCAAAGCGAATGCAGGATCCGTCGCCGATGGTCTGAAGCAATGTTTTGAACAGAAATATACGGTCGAGGCAGGTGATCTGGCGTCACTTCCCACCGCTTCCGAGCGGGATGCGCTGAATGAACCCGGATTGCTGGTTGGTATGCGAGTCGGCAACACGGGGATTGTGGTTGTCATTCCGGAATCTTTCCCTTTGCCGGAATGGTATCGGGAACCGAATGAATCGCAGAAAGCACGTCTGGGGACAATTGGAATGGAATGGTCGATGGCCCTCCTTCCTGAAGAGCTGATGGCTGAGGATTTTTCCTCCCATCCCTTCGACAATCTGAACTCGGCAATCGATCTCGTGACTCCGGACCCGGAGGCTCAGTGGATTCCGCTGCAGGCGACGGCTGAAGGAGGCACCCCGTTTACGCTTTACCTGGTAGGTCCCGTCTCTAAACCTTGCCTGGACCCTAAAGAGGTTGCCCAGAAAGCGACTCAGGAGGCAAAGAAAGAGGCTGTCCTCGAAGGGATGGCGTATTCCGATCCGAGTGGTGCGATGACCGAAGAGGAACGTCGTACGCGGATGGCCCGCGTTATGAAATTAAAAGTCGATGTCTCCGTACGTCTCGCCGAAAAAAAGATCGAGTTGAGCCAACTCGTTGCGATGGCTCCCGGATCGCTGATTCTGTTTGACAAAGCGTGCGAGGAATTACTCGACATGTACGTCAACAACACGCCCTATTGCCGGGGCGAGGTGGTCAAAGTCGGCGAACACTTCGGCCTGAAAGTGAACGAAGTCGGCTTCCACATGGAACGCGAAGCTCGCATTATCTGA
- a CDS encoding type B 50S ribosomal protein L31, translating to MKQDIHPKYQPVIFLDTASGEKVVISSTMDSDESMEWEDGNTYPLIKVDISSYSHPFFTGQMKYVDSAGRVEKFQKKYGWGGNKK from the coding sequence ATGAAACAGGACATTCATCCTAAGTATCAACCCGTTATTTTCCTTGATACCGCTTCCGGCGAAAAAGTAGTGATCAGCTCCACCATGGACTCAGACGAGTCAATGGAATGGGAAGATGGCAACACCTATCCCCTGATCAAAGTCGATATCAGTTCTTACTCGCACCCATTCTTTACCGGCCAGATGAAATACGTCGACTCCGCCGGTCGCGTCGAGAAGTTCCAGAAAAAATACGGTTGGGGTGGCAACAAGAAGTAG
- the prfA gene encoding peptide chain release factor 1, whose protein sequence is MFPSLESKLKRYEEIDKQMTDPETMSDPAKFIPLQREQGGLAKVAKAMQVWRELTENIATAKEMVDEETDAESREYAQAELDELNIELSKVEEELEELVTAGDSITRGGLIMEIRAGTGGDEAGLFAGNLFDMYTRLIERRGWKYEIIDAQPTELGGFKEMTFSITGDGAFHQLQFESGGHRVQRVPETETQGRIHTSAATVAVLPEATEVELDIKPDDLRIDTFHASGPGGQKVNKTESAIRITHLPSGVVVQCQDEKSQHKNRAKAMRVLRGRVLEAKQREEQEKRASYRRTLIGSGDRSQRIRTYNFPQGRVTDHRINLTLYKLDRVLLGEMDELIEGLLEFDRQERLNNPDPA, encoded by the coding sequence ATGTTCCCCAGTCTAGAATCAAAATTGAAACGATACGAAGAGATTGACAAGCAGATGACCGATCCGGAAACGATGTCGGATCCGGCGAAGTTCATTCCACTGCAACGGGAGCAGGGTGGCCTGGCGAAGGTTGCGAAAGCGATGCAGGTCTGGCGGGAACTCACAGAGAACATCGCCACTGCCAAAGAAATGGTAGACGAAGAGACCGATGCCGAATCCCGCGAATACGCGCAAGCGGAACTCGACGAGCTGAACATCGAACTATCCAAAGTGGAAGAAGAGCTGGAAGAACTTGTTACGGCAGGGGATTCCATTACTCGTGGTGGTTTGATTATGGAGATTCGCGCGGGTACCGGTGGAGACGAAGCGGGTCTCTTTGCAGGAAATCTGTTCGACATGTATACCCGCCTGATCGAACGCCGGGGTTGGAAATACGAAATCATCGACGCCCAACCTACTGAGCTGGGTGGTTTTAAAGAGATGACGTTCTCTATCACGGGCGACGGGGCCTTCCATCAGTTGCAGTTCGAAAGCGGTGGTCACCGCGTTCAACGTGTCCCTGAGACAGAGACGCAGGGGCGAATTCACACCTCGGCAGCAACAGTCGCCGTTCTTCCGGAAGCGACCGAAGTCGAACTGGACATCAAACCGGATGACCTGCGCATCGACACCTTCCATGCCAGTGGACCGGGCGGCCAGAAGGTTAATAAGACTGAAAGTGCGATTCGTATCACTCACTTACCGAGTGGTGTTGTCGTTCAATGTCAGGATGAAAAAAGTCAGCACAAAAACCGCGCCAAGGCGATGCGCGTGTTGCGAGGTCGTGTGCTCGAAGCGAAACAACGTGAAGAACAGGAAAAACGAGCCTCTTATCGCCGTACCTTGATCGGCTCAGGCGACCGGAGTCAGCGAATTCGAACTTATAACTTTCCTCAGGGCCGGGTGACCGATCATCGTATTAACCTGACCCTTTATAAACTCGATCGCGTCCTGTTGGGTGAGATGGATGAACTCATCGAAGGTTTGCTTGAGTTCGACCGGCAGGAACGATTGAATAATCCCGATCCTGCCTGA